One genomic window of Paenisporosarcina antarctica includes the following:
- a CDS encoding DNA alkylation repair protein: MSYEEVMRYLEEVGTEQTRNILINNGATGEIFGVKIGDMKKILKHVKKDQELVLKLYDSGIYDAMYLAGLAVNPKLMTKEQLQSWVEAANWYMLAEYTVPWVTTESQYALELAREWMRSDEEMIVCAGWSTYSNYLAYTSADALDIKEINELLEQVRVGIHEAQNRVRYVMNSFVIGVGVYVSELRGEAKQVAREIGEVHVDMGGTACKVPIASDYIEKVLSRGEPKKKKTLRC, translated from the coding sequence ATGTCGTATGAAGAAGTCATGCGTTATTTAGAAGAAGTGGGCACAGAGCAAACACGGAATATACTTATCAATAACGGGGCAACCGGAGAGATTTTTGGAGTCAAGATAGGTGATATGAAAAAGATATTAAAACATGTTAAGAAGGATCAAGAATTGGTATTAAAGTTATATGATTCTGGGATTTATGATGCTATGTATTTAGCAGGCTTAGCTGTAAATCCAAAATTGATGACGAAAGAACAGTTACAGTCTTGGGTGGAAGCCGCTAACTGGTACATGTTAGCTGAATACACAGTTCCTTGGGTGACTACGGAAAGTCAATATGCATTAGAATTAGCACGAGAGTGGATGCGATCGGATGAAGAAATGATTGTTTGCGCTGGTTGGAGTACGTACTCCAACTATTTGGCGTATACAAGTGCTGACGCGCTTGATATAAAAGAAATTAATGAACTGTTAGAACAAGTTCGTGTCGGCATTCATGAAGCGCAAAACCGAGTGCGCTACGTCATGAACTCATTCGTAATAGGAGTGGGTGTATATGTTTCGGAATTAAGAGGAGAAGCGAAACAAGTGGCTAGAGAGATTGGTGAAGTACATGTCGATATGGGGGGAACTGCATGTAAAGTGCCAATTGCCTCTGACTATATCGAAAAAGTTTTGTCCCGTGGTGAACCAAAAAAGAAAAAAACATTAAGATGTTAA
- a CDS encoding glycine C-acetyltransferase, translated as MSNVLDAFLQENLQDLRDQGLYNEVDPVEGPNGAKIQVRGKELINLSSNNYLGLATNEELKRIAKEAIDKYGVGAGAVRSINGTLDLHVKLEEKLAEFKGTEAAISFQSGFNCNMAAISAVMDKNDAILSDQLNHASIIDGCRLSKAKIIAFKHSDMEDLHAKAKAAQESGLYNKVMIITDGVFSMDGDIAKLPEIVKIAKELDLITYVDDAHGSGVTGKGKGTVKHFGLEKDIDFQMGTLSKAVGVVGGYVAGKQSLIDWLKVRSRPFLFSTAVTPGDVAATTAALQMIIDSTELHDKLWENGDYLKAGLKELGFNIGASETPITPCIIGDEKLTQEFSKRLFEEGVYAKSIVFPTVQKGAGRVRNMPTAAHTKEMLDEAMSIYGKVGKELGIIK; from the coding sequence ATGTCAAACGTATTAGATGCTTTTTTACAAGAAAATTTACAAGATTTACGCGATCAAGGCTTATACAATGAAGTCGATCCGGTTGAAGGTCCGAACGGTGCGAAAATTCAAGTTCGTGGCAAAGAATTAATTAATTTATCTTCTAATAACTATTTAGGTTTAGCAACAAACGAAGAACTTAAACGCATTGCAAAAGAAGCGATCGATAAGTACGGTGTAGGAGCAGGAGCGGTTCGTTCAATTAATGGAACGCTTGATTTACACGTTAAATTAGAAGAAAAGCTAGCTGAGTTCAAAGGAACGGAAGCAGCAATTTCTTTCCAATCTGGATTCAACTGTAATATGGCAGCTATTTCAGCAGTTATGGATAAAAATGATGCGATTCTTTCTGATCAATTAAACCACGCATCGATTATTGATGGTTGCCGTTTATCAAAAGCTAAAATTATTGCCTTTAAACACTCAGATATGGAAGATTTACATGCAAAAGCTAAAGCCGCACAAGAATCAGGTCTTTATAATAAAGTAATGATTATTACAGATGGCGTATTTTCAATGGATGGTGATATTGCGAAATTGCCTGAAATCGTAAAAATTGCGAAAGAATTAGATTTAATTACTTACGTAGATGATGCACATGGATCGGGTGTTACTGGTAAAGGAAAAGGCACAGTCAAACATTTCGGTTTAGAAAAAGATATCGACTTCCAAATGGGCACATTGTCTAAAGCTGTAGGTGTTGTTGGCGGTTACGTGGCTGGTAAACAATCGTTAATTGACTGGTTAAAAGTTCGTTCACGTCCATTTTTATTCTCAACAGCAGTGACACCTGGTGATGTTGCGGCAACTACTGCTGCGCTTCAAATGATTATCGATTCAACCGAGCTTCATGATAAGTTATGGGAAAATGGAGATTATTTAAAAGCGGGACTTAAAGAATTAGGATTTAACATCGGTGCATCAGAGACGCCGATTACTCCTTGTATTATTGGGGATGAAAAGCTAACGCAAGAATTCTCAAAACGCTTATTTGAAGAAGGCGTCTATGCAAAATCAATAGTCTTCCCAACCGTTCAAAAGGGAGCAGGTCGTGTTCGTAATATGCCGACAGCAGCTCATACAAAAGAAATGTTGGATGAGGCAATGTCCATTTATGGAAAAGTCGGAAAAGAACTTGGCATAATTAAGTAA
- a CDS encoding transposase, with amino-acid sequence MSDKDFKALETGLTRPVSPLISSYMRTSLKTLRKHLPIIENSFIYPYNNGRIEGTKNKIKVLNHVNYGYRNLQNYKNRFILPFKLKPADKQSEQKQLRSKAA; translated from the coding sequence ATGTCTGATAAGGATTTCAAGGCATTAGAGACTGGTTTAACTAGACCTGTTTCACCTTTAATTTCAAGTTATATGAGAACAAGCTTAAAAACGTTAAGAAAACATCTTCCGATCATAGAAAACAGCTTTATTTACCCTTACAATAACGGAAGAATTGAAGGGACTAAAAATAAAATCAAAGTATTGAATCATGTCAATTATGGATATAGAAATTTACAGAATTACAAAAACCGATTTATTTTACCCTTTAAATTAAAACCAGCTGATAAACAAAGCGAACAAAAACAATTACGCTCAAAAGCAGCATAA
- a CDS encoding YczE/YyaS/YitT family protein: MVGMMFLALGIALTIRGNLLGIAPWDVFHVGLFINFGLSIGMWSILSGLLLVLGTSLYSKRWPLIGTWLNMILVGLFTDVFLWLLPAVSHPTVQTVLFISGVGVMGLGVGMYIASNVGAGPRDSLMLILMEKTGWTVKRVRTLLEVVVAIFGWLLGGPIGVGTVIIALTLGYIVHYTLILSQNWILKLTELPK; this comes from the coding sequence ATGGTTGGAATGATGTTTTTAGCACTAGGCATTGCATTAACAATTAGAGGGAATTTACTCGGCATAGCTCCATGGGATGTATTCCATGTAGGATTATTTATAAATTTTGGGCTATCCATTGGTATGTGGTCAATTTTAAGTGGCTTATTATTAGTGTTGGGAACGTCACTCTATTCGAAACGATGGCCTCTTATTGGCACGTGGTTAAATATGATATTAGTTGGTTTATTTACTGATGTATTCCTTTGGTTACTACCAGCTGTATCACATCCGACAGTGCAAACAGTATTATTCATTAGTGGAGTAGGTGTGATGGGGCTTGGGGTTGGCATGTACATTGCTTCAAATGTTGGAGCAGGCCCACGTGATTCACTCATGCTCATCCTCATGGAAAAGACAGGATGGACTGTTAAACGAGTAAGAACGTTACTCGAAGTTGTTGTAGCAATCTTTGGATGGCTTCTCGGAGGACCGATTGGTGTGGGTACTGTCATTATTGCATTAACTCTTGGTTATATCGTTCATTACACCCTTATACTTTCGCAGAATTGGATATTAAAATTAACCGAACTACCTAAATAG
- the ybaK gene encoding Cys-tRNA(Pro) deacylase: MAKSHKPAKTNAVRLLDQQKVYYELFEYVVNDGQIDGISVSLKIGQPVEKVFKTLVATAGPGKIFVFLVPVAQELNLKAAAKAVSEKKVEMVAVKDILGLTGYIRGGCSPLGMKKIFPTFIDESAKELEMMIVSAGKIGMQIHLKPTDLLICINGVYTSLT, from the coding sequence ATGGCAAAGTCTCATAAACCAGCAAAAACCAATGCAGTTCGCTTGCTCGATCAACAAAAAGTTTATTATGAGTTGTTTGAATATGTTGTGAATGATGGACAAATTGATGGGATTTCGGTTTCACTAAAAATAGGGCAACCAGTCGAAAAAGTCTTTAAAACACTTGTTGCTACTGCAGGTCCAGGAAAAATATTCGTATTCTTAGTTCCGGTTGCACAAGAACTAAATTTGAAAGCTGCAGCAAAAGCAGTTAGTGAAAAGAAAGTGGAGATGGTTGCTGTAAAAGATATACTGGGATTAACAGGGTATATTCGTGGTGGATGCTCACCACTCGGCATGAAAAAGATATTTCCAACATTCATCGATGAGTCGGCGAAAGAACTTGAAATGATGATTGTAAGTGCTGGGAAAATTGGCATGCAAATTCATCTAAAACCAACTGATTTATTGATCTGCATAAATGGAGTTTATACTTCTCTAACATAA
- a CDS encoding DNA topoisomerase III, whose translation MSKSVVLAEKPSVARDIARVLGCHKKGNGFLEGTQYIVTWALGHLVTHADPEQYDNSFKEWKLEDLPILPQPFKLVPIKQTMKQFNAVKAQLNRTDVNEIIIATDAGREGELVARWILEKAKSRKPVKRLWISSVTDQAILKGFRELKDGRAYEHLYEAAVARAEADWVVGINATRALTVKYNAQLSTGRVQTPTLAIIATREKQIRDFISKPFYGLQAITQEATYTWSFGLNNQTSNFNKEQVDQVLQKLDANKVGKISSIQTAPKKQPAPPLFDLTELQKEGHRLFGWSAKETLSTLQGLYERHKIVTYPRTDSKHLTSDMKSTLIDRVKAVDLQPYRAATNSILRSNNIQPQKGVIDDARVSDHHAIIPTEQSPNMQDLSDKERKLYDMIVKRFLAVFLPPHAYDQTVITLEVSGENFTAKGKTVRDQGWKSVYQQDKDSDSESTLPPVEKGQTIDIRAITMTQGETKPPARFNEGTLLAAMENPSAFMAGESKDIIKTAVETGGLGTVATRADVIEKLFNSFVMEKKGKDIYTTSKGRQLLELVPEDLKSPSLTGEWEQRLTKIAKGTMKKEQFMRDMVMFSKKVVTQIKQSDQKYKHDNITGKACPTCGKGLLEVNGKRGKMLVCQDRECGYKKSVSMQTNARCPVCHKKLEMRGEGDGKIFVCSCGHREKLSAFEKRRETSGGGKVNKKDVQKFLKQQDEPQNTAMAEALKKLMNKE comes from the coding sequence TTGTCTAAATCAGTAGTACTTGCAGAAAAACCATCCGTAGCACGCGATATTGCTCGCGTCCTCGGTTGTCATAAAAAAGGAAACGGCTTTTTAGAAGGCACACAATATATTGTTACATGGGCACTCGGTCACTTAGTCACTCATGCTGATCCAGAACAATACGATAACAGCTTTAAAGAATGGAAACTTGAGGACTTACCAATATTGCCACAACCATTCAAACTGGTGCCTATTAAACAAACCATGAAACAATTTAACGCGGTCAAAGCACAACTAAATAGAACGGATGTTAACGAAATTATTATTGCAACAGATGCAGGGCGTGAGGGAGAGCTTGTCGCTCGTTGGATTTTAGAAAAAGCGAAAAGTCGTAAACCCGTCAAGCGATTATGGATATCTTCAGTTACCGATCAAGCCATCCTAAAAGGATTCCGTGAACTAAAAGACGGTCGTGCGTATGAACATTTATATGAAGCGGCAGTTGCGAGAGCGGAAGCGGATTGGGTAGTCGGAATTAACGCAACTCGTGCATTGACTGTGAAATACAACGCGCAATTATCAACGGGACGTGTACAAACGCCGACACTTGCGATAATTGCAACGCGAGAAAAGCAAATTCGTGATTTTATATCCAAGCCATTTTACGGTTTACAAGCAATCACGCAAGAAGCAACCTATACTTGGTCATTTGGTTTAAACAACCAAACGAGCAATTTTAATAAGGAACAAGTAGATCAAGTACTTCAAAAATTAGACGCTAATAAAGTAGGTAAGATTTCGTCTATACAAACAGCACCAAAAAAACAGCCAGCACCGCCATTATTTGATTTGACGGAACTTCAAAAAGAAGGGCATCGACTGTTCGGATGGTCAGCGAAAGAAACCTTATCTACCTTGCAAGGTCTATATGAACGCCATAAAATAGTGACCTATCCACGTACTGACTCAAAGCATTTAACAAGTGATATGAAGTCGACGTTAATAGATCGAGTTAAAGCTGTTGATTTACAACCATATCGAGCTGCGACAAACAGCATATTACGCTCTAACAATATCCAACCTCAAAAAGGGGTAATCGATGATGCACGTGTCAGTGATCATCATGCAATTATTCCAACTGAGCAGTCTCCAAATATGCAGGATTTATCAGACAAAGAGCGAAAATTGTATGACATGATCGTCAAACGATTTTTAGCAGTGTTTTTGCCACCTCATGCCTATGATCAAACCGTTATAACGCTCGAAGTGAGTGGAGAAAACTTCACGGCAAAAGGGAAAACGGTTCGCGATCAAGGATGGAAAAGTGTCTATCAACAAGATAAAGATAGTGACTCAGAAAGTACATTGCCACCAGTAGAAAAAGGGCAAACCATTGATATACGCGCCATCACCATGACGCAAGGGGAAACAAAACCGCCTGCACGTTTCAATGAAGGTACTTTACTGGCTGCGATGGAAAATCCTTCAGCATTTATGGCGGGAGAATCAAAAGACATTATTAAAACAGCCGTGGAAACGGGTGGACTTGGAACTGTCGCAACACGTGCAGATGTTATTGAAAAGTTATTTAATAGCTTTGTGATGGAAAAGAAAGGCAAAGATATTTATACAACGTCAAAAGGCAGACAGCTTTTAGAATTGGTCCCAGAAGATTTGAAATCTCCATCCTTAACAGGAGAGTGGGAACAACGATTAACGAAAATTGCCAAAGGTACGATGAAAAAAGAACAATTTATGAGAGACATGGTCATGTTTTCGAAAAAAGTCGTCACTCAAATTAAACAAAGTGATCAAAAGTATAAACATGACAACATTACAGGGAAAGCATGTCCAACTTGCGGAAAAGGTTTGCTCGAAGTCAACGGCAAACGTGGGAAAATGCTTGTGTGCCAAGACCGTGAATGTGGCTACAAAAAATCAGTGTCCATGCAAACCAATGCACGTTGTCCAGTGTGTCACAAAAAACTGGAAATGCGTGGTGAAGGGGATGGCAAAATTTTTGTTTGCTCATGCGGGCATCGTGAAAAACTGTCAGCATTTGAAAAACGCCGAGAAACTTCGGGTGGCGGTAAAGTAAACAAAAAAGATGTACAGAAATTCTTGAAGCAGCAAGACGAACCACAAAATACAGCCATGGCCGAAGCGTTGAAGAAACTAATGAATAAAGAGTAA
- a CDS encoding NADPH-dependent FMN reductase, with protein MKILLIDGTIIGSKTGAILEQVKVYIEQLNGELKLEILKLSDFEHQFVDGRPLEKYNDDMRLLVRKFEEAEGYVLATPIFQGSIPGVLKNTFDLLHPRTMRYKPVSIVANGGTHQHHLVVENQLKPILDYFRCLVTPNYVYTTTHHFGEGNVIVDQDVHDRLRELARVFVQYAEMGKNLSKETIDKH; from the coding sequence ATGAAAATTCTACTGATAGACGGGACAATTATTGGGTCTAAAACTGGAGCTATTTTAGAGCAAGTGAAAGTATATATTGAACAGTTAAATGGAGAGTTAAAACTTGAAATCCTGAAGCTATCTGATTTTGAACATCAATTCGTCGATGGACGCCCACTTGAAAAATACAATGATGACATGCGTCTCCTCGTGCGTAAGTTTGAAGAAGCAGAAGGCTATGTGTTAGCTACGCCGATTTTCCAAGGATCCATTCCGGGTGTCTTGAAAAATACGTTTGATTTATTGCATCCACGCACGATGCGCTATAAACCTGTGTCTATTGTTGCTAATGGTGGGACTCATCAACATCATTTAGTTGTTGAAAATCAATTAAAGCCAATTCTTGATTACTTCCGTTGTCTTGTTACACCAAACTATGTGTACACAACGACCCATCACTTTGGTGAAGGAAATGTAATTGTCGATCAAGATGTACATGACCGTCTACGCGAACTAGCACGCGTGTTTGTGCAATATGCGGAAATGGGAAAAAACTTATCAAAAGAAACGATTGATAAACATTGA
- a CDS encoding NAD-dependent epimerase/dehydratase family protein produces the protein MLILGNKTAIVAGASGLTGSHLVKFLCENEAYKKVIIIVRKEFSYSHPKLVTKIKNLDQVTNNDFEGVHDFFCCLGSTKKKAGSKEAFEKVDLVAPVEMGKNAQLQGVNHMLVISAMGANPKSSVHYNRVKGAMEEKVSELSLPHVSIFRPSLLIGDRQEFRLGEQFGATMMKLLKSFFIGPLKKYQAIEAKQVAFAMMQKALEPQSRTVAIYESEVIAQIK, from the coding sequence GTGTTGATTTTGGGAAACAAAACAGCAATAGTAGCTGGTGCATCAGGCCTTACAGGTTCACATTTGGTCAAGTTTCTTTGTGAGAATGAAGCATACAAAAAGGTAATAATCATTGTCCGTAAAGAATTTTCCTATAGTCATCCAAAATTAGTAACAAAAATAAAAAATCTAGATCAAGTAACAAATAATGACTTCGAAGGGGTCCATGATTTCTTTTGTTGTTTAGGGTCGACAAAGAAGAAAGCAGGTTCAAAAGAGGCATTTGAGAAAGTGGACTTAGTCGCTCCCGTTGAAATGGGGAAAAATGCGCAGTTACAAGGCGTGAACCATATGTTGGTCATTTCAGCAATGGGCGCAAACCCGAAATCCTCAGTTCACTACAACCGAGTCAAAGGGGCTATGGAAGAAAAAGTATCCGAGCTATCGCTTCCACATGTGTCTATATTTAGACCTTCTTTATTAATAGGTGATCGCCAAGAGTTTCGTTTAGGCGAACAATTTGGGGCAACGATGATGAAACTATTAAAATCTTTTTTCATTGGACCATTAAAGAAATATCAAGCAATCGAAGCGAAGCAAGTGGCATTTGCAATGATGCAAAAGGCATTAGAACCACAATCTAGAACCGTAGCGATATATGAGTCTGAAGTAATTGCTCAAATAAAATAA
- a CDS encoding SE1832 family protein, which yields MTLQQIKTQIAELKMDYIRLQGDMEKMESTGHPAMIEQAEQRLGNMEVQLAELNKKLAAL from the coding sequence ATGACTTTACAACAAATTAAAACACAAATTGCCGAATTAAAGATGGACTATATACGGTTGCAAGGTGATATGGAAAAGATGGAGTCCACTGGGCACCCTGCCATGATTGAACAAGCCGAGCAACGTTTAGGAAACATGGAAGTACAACTCGCAGAACTAAACAAAAAACTCGCGGCGCTGTAA
- a CDS encoding ABC-F family ATP-binding cassette domain-containing protein, whose product MALLTVDNLGHTFGDRTLFKDVSFRLIEGEHVGLVGANGVGKSTLMSIITGEIIYDSGKVEWLPGTHYGYLDQHTLLEQGRSMRDTLSDAFLPLYKKEAEMNEITGKMGDATPEELEELLEQMADIQDALDAGDFYTLDMKIEEIARGLGLDAIGLDREVSALSGGQRTKVLLAKLLLEKPKVLLLDEPTNYLDEEHIGWLTNYLKSYPHAFLLISHDTEFMNGIVDVIFQLEFSKLSRFTASYEKFLELAEINKRQHIDAYEKQRDLIKKTEDFIAKNKARYSTTGRAKSRQKQLDRIERIDRPETAAKPQFAFKETRSPSRYVVEAENLVIGYDKALLPPLSFTIERGEKIALVGMNGVGKSTLLKTMLGKVPALGGNVRRGDFLTTTYFEQEVKADNVTPIEEIWKTYPSMEQSQVRAALARTGLKNEHISRPMKSLSGGEQAKVRLCKLMMEESNWMLFDEPTNHLDIHAKEELKRAMTAYKGTIVLVSHEPDFYEDLVTKVWNVEDWFQTGVHVEESK is encoded by the coding sequence ATGGCATTATTAACAGTTGATAATTTAGGTCACACATTTGGTGACCGTACACTATTTAAAGACGTATCATTCCGCTTAATTGAAGGAGAACACGTTGGATTAGTTGGAGCAAACGGTGTCGGTAAATCGACATTGATGAGCATTATAACAGGTGAAATCATTTATGATTCTGGTAAAGTGGAGTGGCTTCCAGGTACTCATTACGGTTATTTAGATCAACACACCCTTTTAGAACAAGGAAGATCTATGCGCGATACCTTGAGTGATGCGTTCTTGCCTCTTTACAAAAAAGAAGCAGAAATGAATGAAATCACTGGCAAAATGGGTGATGCAACACCTGAAGAATTAGAAGAGCTTCTCGAACAAATGGCAGATATTCAAGATGCGTTAGATGCAGGTGATTTTTATACACTTGACATGAAAATCGAAGAAATAGCACGTGGTCTTGGTTTAGATGCAATTGGACTAGACCGTGAAGTCTCTGCTCTTTCAGGTGGTCAACGTACGAAAGTATTGCTAGCTAAATTACTACTTGAAAAGCCAAAAGTATTGCTACTTGATGAGCCTACCAACTATTTAGATGAAGAACATATTGGCTGGTTAACGAATTATTTGAAGAGCTATCCTCACGCTTTTTTGCTTATTTCTCATGATACGGAATTTATGAATGGCATCGTAGACGTCATTTTCCAATTGGAATTCTCAAAACTGTCTCGCTTTACAGCGTCGTATGAAAAGTTCCTCGAGCTTGCAGAAATTAATAAACGTCAACATATTGATGCTTATGAAAAACAAAGAGATTTAATTAAGAAAACAGAAGACTTTATCGCAAAAAATAAAGCTCGTTACTCCACGACAGGACGTGCAAAATCTCGTCAGAAGCAACTTGATCGAATTGAGCGAATTGACCGTCCTGAAACAGCTGCGAAGCCTCAATTTGCCTTTAAAGAAACGCGTAGTCCAAGTCGTTATGTAGTGGAAGCAGAAAATTTAGTCATTGGCTATGATAAAGCCTTATTACCTCCCTTATCGTTTACAATAGAACGTGGTGAAAAAATTGCGCTCGTTGGTATGAACGGTGTTGGTAAATCGACGTTACTTAAAACGATGTTAGGCAAAGTCCCTGCACTCGGTGGTAATGTAAGACGTGGAGATTTCTTAACCACAACTTATTTCGAACAAGAAGTAAAAGCAGACAATGTAACACCGATTGAAGAGATTTGGAAAACGTATCCTAGTATGGAACAAAGCCAAGTACGAGCTGCATTAGCACGTACCGGTTTAAAAAATGAGCATATCTCACGACCAATGAAAAGTTTAAGTGGTGGCGAGCAAGCGAAAGTGCGTCTATGTAAGCTAATGATGGAAGAAAGCAATTGGATGCTTTTTGATGAACCTACAAACCATTTAGACATACATGCTAAAGAAGAACTAAAGCGTGCCATGACTGCATATAAAGGTACGATTGTATTAGTTAGTCATGAACCGGATTTTTATGAAGATTTAGTTACGAAAGTATGGAATGTTGAAGACTGGTTCCAAACCGGTGTCCATGTAGAAGAATCAAAATAA
- a CDS encoding phospholipase D family protein, translating to MVSKTRKQWSKRKRIVIGSLGVLSLIYIAVILWHTFKPLPQGVSYDGELHKTDAVDFITDLTYAQDQKGKDMVHENHIFDAVNTMIKEADDFVVVDFFSFDGYYDEKVDFPKIADTLSTTLANKKRENPNMPVVFITDPLNRGYGSYENEWFKKMRDAGVEIVYTDLDQLRDSIPIYSGIHRTFFQWFDIGGKGWIANATASEAPKMTIASYMTLLNIKANHRKVVVTDKEAMVTSSNPHDASGFHGNIALKVTGPIINDILEAEEAVSLFSGGPELPRAKVEESDGEYEVQYVTEKKILDALLADLAITEKGDKIWLGMFFIAKRDIVNALIDAANRGVEVNMILDPNENSFGQQKSGLPNRPVVQEMVEDTKGKINVRWYNTVIGQYHAKAIWIQTDDQTVISSGSGNYTDRTLDNYNLESNMRVVAPNDSEFVGEMEDYFERIWNNEDAMYTVDKEEFQDDFTWWQRWIYTLQKSIKVTTY from the coding sequence ATGGTCAGCAAAACACGCAAACAATGGAGCAAAAGAAAACGCATTGTTATAGGTTCTTTAGGCGTATTGTCCCTTATTTATATTGCTGTTATTTTGTGGCACACATTTAAACCATTGCCACAAGGTGTTTCGTATGATGGAGAGTTACATAAAACAGATGCAGTAGACTTTATTACGGATTTGACGTATGCGCAAGATCAAAAAGGCAAGGACATGGTGCATGAAAACCATATTTTTGATGCAGTGAATACAATGATTAAAGAAGCAGATGACTTTGTTGTCGTTGATTTTTTCTCGTTTGACGGATATTACGATGAGAAAGTAGATTTCCCTAAAATTGCGGACACGCTATCTACAACACTAGCAAATAAAAAGAGAGAAAATCCTAATATGCCAGTGGTGTTTATTACTGATCCACTTAATCGTGGCTATGGATCATATGAGAATGAATGGTTTAAAAAAATGCGAGATGCCGGAGTTGAAATTGTATATACCGATTTAGACCAACTGCGCGACTCTATACCTATTTATTCAGGAATTCACCGTACGTTCTTCCAATGGTTTGATATAGGTGGGAAAGGTTGGATTGCGAATGCGACGGCGAGCGAAGCGCCTAAAATGACAATCGCGTCATATATGACACTACTAAACATAAAAGCAAACCATCGAAAAGTAGTAGTGACAGACAAAGAAGCCATGGTGACGTCTTCGAATCCTCACGATGCAAGTGGATTCCACGGTAACATTGCATTAAAAGTAACAGGACCAATTATAAATGATATTTTAGAAGCTGAAGAAGCAGTTTCATTATTCTCTGGTGGACCTGAACTTCCGCGTGCAAAAGTGGAAGAAAGTGACGGGGAATATGAAGTTCAATATGTAACGGAGAAAAAGATTTTGGACGCTTTACTTGCAGATTTGGCTATTACTGAAAAAGGCGATAAAATATGGCTCGGTATGTTCTTCATAGCAAAACGCGATATCGTTAATGCCTTGATCGATGCAGCAAATCGTGGAGTTGAAGTTAATATGATTTTGGATCCAAACGAAAACTCATTTGGCCAACAAAAATCAGGATTGCCGAATCGTCCTGTCGTCCAAGAGATGGTGGAAGATACGAAAGGCAAGATAAACGTTCGTTGGTACAATACCGTAATTGGACAGTACCATGCAAAGGCAATTTGGATTCAAACAGACGACCAAACGGTGATTTCAAGTGGATCTGGAAACTATACGGACCGTACACTTGATAATTATAACCTTGAAAGCAATATGCGGGTCGTCGCGCCAAATGACAGTGAATTCGTCGGTGAAATGGAAGACTATTTTGAACGTATTTGGAACAATGAAGACGCTATGTACACAGTGGACAAGGAAGAGTTTCAAGATGACTTCACGTGGTGGCAACGCTGGATTTATACATTACAAAAATCAATAAAAGTAACAACATATTAA
- a CDS encoding RNA polymerase sigma factor, which produces MNEPLEKVYEEYQRYIYHLCLKLTRNQTEAEDLMQEVWVKVVRYQAYIKDVDHVKAWLTTICLNTFRDRYRKTVRRSKHILNQPEQLDVPVLDLIPSHALSTEDMLEKDDLSQMVQQKIAALDHIYKTTVLYFYVYQYSLVEIAALMKVSIGTVKSRLFRAKQRLKEMMIADTNAVEYLPA; this is translated from the coding sequence ATGAACGAGCCATTAGAGAAAGTTTACGAAGAATATCAGCGTTATATATATCACTTATGTTTAAAGTTAACGCGTAATCAAACAGAAGCCGAAGACTTAATGCAAGAAGTGTGGGTTAAGGTTGTACGCTATCAAGCATACATAAAAGATGTTGATCATGTTAAGGCTTGGTTAACAACAATATGTTTGAACACTTTCCGCGATCGCTACCGTAAAACGGTACGTCGTAGCAAGCATATTTTAAATCAACCGGAACAACTAGATGTTCCCGTACTTGATTTAATACCAAGCCACGCACTAAGTACAGAAGATATGCTTGAAAAAGACGATTTGTCGCAAATGGTTCAGCAAAAAATTGCTGCGCTTGATCACATATACAAAACAACAGTACTATACTTTTATGTATATCAATATTCACTAGTTGAAATTGCAGCATTGATGAAAGTGTCGATTGGGACTGTTAAATCGCGTCTGTTCCGTGCAAAACAGCGCTTAAAAGAAATGATGATAGCGGATACTAATGCAGTCGAATATCTGCCTGCATAA